In the genome of Coraliomargarita algicola, one region contains:
- a CDS encoding carbohydrate ABC transporter permease: MSTQLKNKISECIKLGYLAFVLCFAFFPLYVMIVVSFKSNEQFLANPWFFDAISDMNWGNWVVGWYTVKGYILNSIFVSFLGTSITLCIVLMCSYALARYDFPGKNVIFYLVMATMFLPGTVAALVTLFDLLRSMGLVNNLWALVLMASVGGQVAGVFILRNFIEDIPKELFESAQLDGAGHLQQIRHIILPLSASIISVTCIMDFLGSWNNVILPLLLMRDDQLLTIPVGLFRLDGEYVKQYGELMAGYAISSVPLLIIFLFSMKFFVKGLSAGAVKG; the protein is encoded by the coding sequence ATGTCTACTCAGTTAAAAAATAAAATCAGTGAATGTATCAAACTGGGCTACCTTGCGTTTGTGCTATGTTTTGCTTTTTTTCCGCTCTACGTGATGATCGTGGTGAGCTTCAAAAGTAATGAGCAGTTTTTAGCGAACCCTTGGTTTTTCGATGCGATTTCCGATATGAATTGGGGGAATTGGGTGGTCGGTTGGTACACTGTAAAAGGTTATATCTTAAATTCCATTTTCGTATCATTTCTTGGAACGAGTATTACTTTATGCATCGTCTTAATGTGTTCATATGCTTTAGCGCGTTATGATTTTCCGGGAAAGAATGTGATTTTCTATCTGGTGATGGCGACGATGTTTTTACCCGGCACCGTGGCGGCGCTGGTTACCTTGTTTGATCTCTTACGTAGCATGGGATTGGTTAATAATTTGTGGGCACTAGTCTTAATGGCTTCGGTTGGGGGGCAAGTGGCAGGTGTGTTTATTTTGCGTAATTTTATTGAAGATATACCGAAGGAGTTGTTCGAGTCGGCGCAGCTTGATGGGGCGGGGCATTTACAGCAGATTCGTCATATCATTTTACCTCTTTCGGCATCCATCATTTCGGTCACTTGTATTATGGATTTCTTGGGTTCCTGGAACAATGTGATCCTGCCATTATTATTAATGCGCGATGATCAGTTACTGACGATACCCGTCGGTCTGTTTCGCCTGGATGGGGAATACGTGAAGCAATACGGTGAGCTGATGGCGGGCTACGCAATTAGTTCGGTGCCATTGCTAATTATCTTCCTATTTTCTATGAAGTTTTTCGTGAAGGGGCTTTCAGCAGGCGCCGTCAAGGGCTAG
- a CDS encoding sn-glycerol-3-phosphate ABC transporter ATP-binding protein UgpC, which produces MATVTLSNLDKTYSPGKKDSFHAVKSIDLEIHDKEFMVFVGPSGCGKSTTLRMIAGLEEITGGILKIGDQIMNDVEPKNRGIAMVFQNYALYPHMTLFDNMAFGLKLSKTPRDEIKRRVDEASEILGLTEMLDRKPKALSGGQRQRVAVGRAIVRKPDVFLFDEPLSNLDAKMRVQMRAEISRLHARLDATMIYVTHDQVEAMTMGDRICVMKDGNIMQVDEPLKLYNDPQNMFVAGFIGSPPMNFFHGVCTEQDGKIYFIEKGATGDGFQIELQDKLAVLARKHGNGPIVLGVRPEDMVVSGSKGSDSIDAEIDVSEPMGAETYLYLITPGGNHFIAKVPADHAFNMRQTVHLKCNQERSTFFDPETENVVKA; this is translated from the coding sequence ATGGCAACTGTCACACTCAGTAATCTCGATAAAACCTATAGTCCCGGCAAGAAGGATAGTTTTCACGCTGTTAAATCAATCGATTTGGAGATCCACGATAAGGAGTTTATGGTTTTTGTCGGGCCCTCTGGTTGCGGTAAGTCGACTACCTTGCGTATGATTGCAGGTCTCGAAGAAATCACTGGTGGAATTTTGAAGATCGGTGACCAGATCATGAATGATGTGGAGCCGAAGAACCGCGGGATTGCTATGGTATTTCAGAATTACGCGCTGTATCCGCACATGACACTTTTTGATAATATGGCTTTCGGATTAAAGCTAAGTAAAACTCCGCGTGATGAAATTAAACGTCGAGTGGATGAAGCGTCCGAGATTTTAGGTCTAACGGAGATGTTGGATCGTAAGCCTAAAGCTTTATCAGGGGGGCAACGTCAGCGTGTCGCAGTGGGGCGTGCGATTGTGCGCAAGCCGGATGTATTTCTTTTTGATGAGCCACTGTCAAATTTGGATGCGAAAATGCGTGTGCAAATGCGAGCGGAAATCTCTCGCTTACATGCGCGCCTCGATGCGACGATGATTTATGTGACGCACGACCAGGTCGAAGCGATGACTATGGGGGACCGCATCTGTGTGATGAAGGACGGTAACATCATGCAGGTTGATGAACCTTTGAAGCTGTATAATGATCCTCAGAATATGTTTGTGGCAGGCTTTATCGGGTCGCCACCGATGAATTTCTTTCACGGAGTGTGCACTGAACAGGATGGTAAAATTTACTTTATCGAAAAGGGAGCAACTGGTGATGGGTTCCAGATAGAACTACAGGATAAACTGGCGGTGCTTGCTCGTAAGCATGGTAATGGCCCGATTGTCTTAGGAGTGCGCCCGGAAGACATGGTGGTTTCCGGATCCAAGGGGAGTGACAGCATTGACGCCGAGATTGATGTTTCCGAGCCCATGGGGGCGGAAACTTACCTGTATTTGATAACTCCAGGTGGCAATCATTTCATCGCAAAGGTGCCTGCGGATCATGCTTTCAATATGCGGCAGACGGTGCACTTGAAGTGCAATCAAGAGCGCTCTACGTTTTTCGATCCCGAAACGGAGAACGTGGTAAAGGCTTAA
- a CDS encoding SGNH/GDSL hydrolase family protein gives MCSAKASNSPVWELSEEALAESTLTGTVVLEDGYVELSDQDTITLPDGLLKQGEDFTVELSVLRPEETVSGQEIFLVSDVGAEDEQGLQVIYYPPSYNALVINDSGNRCVEDRGFLSDRSHKLSLVVKEGQMSVFRDGFLKAMTAGISYGSKPYTFGGSKDELGSKYRFSEIKVYDQAIFPEGFDGSGDRMINYSGEGYLMQRVRIENPDLPRILVVGDSISMGYRRYITAHFEGRAYVDYWVGGHWFGETARGENSKAKVAWDGVLSNGPYDVISWNAMTLHMWNGSPGRCNEETYPANMTEVVDHLLASAPDTAFIWVRCTPWRTTPESGRAGLDPVHNPRIVRLNAVTDAIMRERNIPIIDTYSLTLERFDTLREGSKDAVHWPSSVNEEMAEMIIEQMEKSLSAKGLN, from the coding sequence ATGTGTTCCGCAAAAGCATCCAATTCTCCAGTCTGGGAATTAAGTGAAGAAGCGCTTGCTGAGTCGACGTTAACAGGAACTGTGGTATTGGAGGATGGTTATGTAGAGTTGAGTGATCAGGATACAATTACCTTACCTGATGGCTTACTTAAACAAGGTGAGGACTTTACAGTCGAGCTGAGTGTATTGCGGCCGGAGGAAACTGTGAGTGGACAGGAGATCTTTTTGGTGAGTGATGTCGGAGCTGAGGATGAGCAGGGCCTGCAGGTTATATACTATCCGCCGAGTTATAATGCACTGGTGATTAATGATTCGGGGAACCGTTGCGTGGAGGATCGTGGCTTCTTGAGTGATCGCTCGCACAAACTATCGCTCGTGGTTAAAGAAGGGCAGATGTCAGTTTTCCGAGATGGCTTTCTTAAGGCGATGACAGCCGGGATTAGCTATGGCTCCAAGCCCTATACATTTGGTGGGAGCAAAGATGAATTGGGCTCAAAATATCGATTTTCTGAGATAAAAGTGTATGATCAAGCGATTTTTCCCGAGGGCTTTGATGGCAGTGGAGACCGTATGATTAACTATAGTGGCGAAGGTTATTTGATGCAGCGGGTCCGAATCGAAAATCCGGATTTACCGCGCATATTAGTGGTGGGAGACTCTATTTCAATGGGGTATCGTCGCTATATTACGGCACACTTCGAAGGCCGTGCCTACGTCGATTATTGGGTGGGAGGACATTGGTTTGGAGAAACTGCACGTGGAGAGAATTCCAAAGCGAAGGTCGCGTGGGACGGTGTGCTGTCCAATGGTCCTTATGATGTGATCAGTTGGAACGCGATGACTTTGCACATGTGGAATGGTTCGCCTGGACGTTGTAATGAGGAGACCTATCCCGCCAACATGACCGAGGTGGTGGATCACTTGCTTGCGAGTGCACCAGATACAGCATTCATATGGGTGCGTTGCACCCCCTGGCGCACCACTCCTGAGAGCGGTCGTGCCGGGTTGGATCCGGTTCATAATCCCCGCATTGTGAGGCTCAATGCCGTCACTGATGCGATTATGCGCGAAAGAAATATTCCGATTATTGATACATATTCATTAACACTAGAGCGATTTGATACTTTGCGTGAAGGCTCAAAGGATGCCGTGCATTGGCCGAGTAGTGTGAATGAAGAGATGGCTGAAATGATTATTGAGCAAATGGAGAAAAGCTTATCGGCCAAGGGGTTGAATTGA
- a CDS encoding beta-galactosidase, protein MQSSKPILYGGDYNPEQWLKYPEVLEQDFRLFEQASINTLTIGVFAWAALEPEEGVFQFEWLDHIFERAMRQHMRIILATPSGGKPNWLAMKYTEVRRVNELGQREPQRARHNHCLTSDVYRDKVSIINEQLAKRYGAHSALEMWHISNEFGGYCYCDRCMAAFRDWLKAKYTSLDALNEAYWSRFWSHTFTEWEQIRYIDKTICGLVLDWKRFMTDQCCSFIRNEIAAIRRDSPDVPTTTNFMGTHPDYDYHKLAQEIDVVSWDAYPMWHLPQDNHESNHALNAAFRHDVTRGIAGGKPFLLMESTPGQVNWAGVSPLMRPGMLRLASYQAIAHGSDSVCYFQMRKSRGSWEQFHGAVIDHVGHANTRVFREVEQLGASLLQLDSVVGSLVSAKVAIVFDWETRWIYEGVALPSNAHKQYAETILAHYKPFWARGINVDIVDRQADFSKYELVVAPILFMLSDSLGERLTDFVKAGGHLVTTYGTGVVNETGLAISGGMPGALREVLGVWVEEFDALPDAYRRQVKPLDDGKCGLTGVYEARHHLDLVHLETAEAIAVYGEDFYSGYPALTRHSFGAGSAWHISSRNDDRFSDDFLGYLADELKLTNISSSTLPQGVSVQTRSVANAEFVFLMNFNDSSVVFELIDGIYTDLETESTVERTIHLAAYQTCVLQRRLD, encoded by the coding sequence ATGCAGTCGAGTAAACCGATACTTTATGGTGGTGATTACAATCCCGAGCAATGGTTGAAATATCCAGAGGTTCTTGAGCAAGATTTTCGTTTGTTTGAGCAAGCCTCGATTAACACATTGACGATAGGTGTTTTTGCATGGGCAGCGCTAGAGCCCGAGGAAGGCGTTTTTCAATTTGAGTGGTTGGATCATATCTTTGAGCGCGCGATGCGTCAGCATATGCGTATCATTTTGGCAACGCCTAGTGGCGGAAAGCCGAACTGGCTGGCAATGAAGTATACTGAAGTGAGGCGTGTGAATGAATTGGGGCAACGGGAGCCGCAACGCGCGAGACACAATCATTGTTTAACTTCGGACGTGTATCGTGATAAAGTCAGTATCATCAATGAACAACTCGCTAAGCGTTACGGTGCACACTCGGCACTAGAAATGTGGCATATTTCCAATGAATTTGGAGGCTATTGCTATTGTGATCGTTGCATGGCTGCGTTTCGTGATTGGTTGAAGGCAAAGTATACGAGTCTGGATGCTTTGAATGAAGCCTATTGGAGCCGTTTCTGGAGTCACACCTTTACCGAATGGGAGCAAATTCGCTATATCGATAAAACGATTTGTGGTTTGGTATTGGATTGGAAGCGCTTTATGACCGATCAGTGCTGTAGTTTCATTCGCAATGAGATCGCAGCGATTCGTCGTGATTCACCGGATGTGCCGACGACGACCAATTTCATGGGCACTCACCCTGACTACGATTATCATAAATTGGCTCAGGAGATCGATGTCGTTTCCTGGGATGCCTATCCGATGTGGCATCTACCCCAAGATAACCATGAGAGCAATCATGCGCTGAATGCTGCTTTCCGTCATGATGTTACGCGTGGAATTGCCGGCGGTAAACCGTTTTTGTTGATGGAAAGTACGCCTGGGCAAGTGAATTGGGCTGGAGTCTCGCCCTTGATGCGCCCTGGGATGTTGCGTCTGGCCAGTTACCAGGCGATCGCACATGGTTCCGATTCGGTATGTTATTTTCAAATGCGTAAGAGTCGTGGCAGTTGGGAGCAGTTTCACGGTGCAGTGATTGATCATGTGGGACATGCAAATACTCGGGTATTTCGTGAAGTTGAACAGTTGGGAGCATCCCTACTTCAGTTGGATTCGGTGGTCGGGTCCTTGGTGTCAGCCAAGGTCGCGATTGTTTTTGATTGGGAAACTCGCTGGATCTACGAAGGTGTTGCTTTGCCCAGCAATGCTCACAAACAGTATGCTGAAACGATACTGGCTCATTATAAACCATTTTGGGCTCGTGGCATAAATGTGGATATCGTCGATAGGCAGGCAGACTTCTCCAAGTATGAATTGGTCGTAGCTCCTATCTTATTTATGCTAAGCGACTCTTTGGGGGAGCGATTGACAGATTTTGTGAAAGCAGGGGGGCATTTAGTGACCACTTATGGCACGGGTGTCGTGAACGAGACCGGCCTCGCTATTTCCGGTGGTATGCCGGGAGCCCTACGTGAGGTGCTTGGTGTTTGGGTGGAGGAGTTCGATGCGTTACCGGATGCTTATCGCCGTCAAGTCAAGCCACTGGATGATGGGAAGTGTGGGCTTACTGGTGTTTATGAGGCACGCCATCATTTAGACCTCGTGCATCTGGAAACGGCTGAAGCCATCGCAGTATATGGCGAGGATTTTTACTCAGGCTACCCAGCACTTACGCGCCATTCGTTTGGTGCCGGAAGCGCTTGGCATATTTCATCTAGAAATGATGATCGCTTTAGCGACGATTTTCTAGGCTATCTGGCAGACGAGCTTAAACTGACGAATATTTCATCGTCTACTTTGCCGCAAGGTGTGTCCGTTCAGACTCGATCTGTGGCGAATGCTGAGTTTGTGTTTTTGATGAATTTCAACGATTCATCTGTGGTGTTTGAATTAATCGATGGCATCTATACAGATTTAGAAACTGAATCGACTGTGGAACGAACGATCCACTTAGCCGCGTATCAGACTTGTGTCCTCCAGCGTCGTCTCGATTGA
- a CDS encoding NAD(P)-dependent oxidoreductase gives MRQPATSVVSSAIANSTSYKKITILHIAQKQLSPAIWTNAFKEALADLGTITVIENGSELSECEVASHIRQHQVLLTGWDSLPVPDTILGDSGALEYICHITGSVKQTLSEKFFNASIPITNWGNSMSFEVAEGALTLLLACLKNLRGQIEEKRSGIWSDNFNGPALLGGSLRNLRIGLYGFGTIGQRFAQMLQPFGAKLTVYDPYVTQFPDYITPVESLERLFSPADAISIHAGVTPDTINSVTADLLSKLPTHSIIINTARGEIIDQEALFEELKIGRLRAGLDVLNDPEKGDHLPADHPARQWPNLILSAHAISINHWPFPMCSPDCPLQVFHETALSNLRRFMQGRSLKHKITKEIFHRMT, from the coding sequence ATGCGACAGCCAGCAACCTCAGTCGTTTCTTCAGCGATCGCGAATTCGACGTCGTATAAAAAAATCACAATTCTGCATATTGCACAAAAGCAGCTAAGCCCGGCCATCTGGACCAATGCGTTCAAAGAAGCGCTAGCCGACTTAGGCACTATCACTGTGATTGAGAATGGAAGTGAGCTCTCCGAGTGCGAAGTTGCCTCACATATTCGTCAACACCAAGTCTTACTCACAGGCTGGGATTCGCTGCCCGTACCCGATACAATATTAGGCGATTCCGGTGCACTGGAATACATCTGTCACATCACTGGCAGCGTAAAACAGACACTCTCAGAGAAATTCTTCAACGCCTCCATCCCCATTACGAACTGGGGCAATTCAATGTCTTTCGAAGTGGCTGAAGGTGCGTTAACTCTACTACTGGCTTGTCTCAAAAACCTGCGCGGCCAGATCGAAGAAAAGCGATCGGGCATCTGGAGCGATAATTTCAACGGTCCCGCATTACTCGGCGGTAGCTTACGCAATCTACGCATCGGCTTGTATGGCTTTGGAACGATCGGTCAACGTTTCGCTCAAATGCTACAACCATTTGGAGCTAAATTGACGGTTTACGACCCTTATGTAACTCAATTTCCAGATTACATCACACCAGTCGAATCGCTGGAAAGGCTCTTTAGTCCTGCCGACGCCATATCCATTCACGCCGGGGTCACTCCTGACACGATCAACAGCGTGACAGCAGACTTATTGAGCAAGCTACCTACGCATAGTATAATTATAAATACAGCTCGCGGCGAGATCATTGACCAAGAAGCATTATTCGAAGAATTAAAAATTGGTCGACTCCGAGCGGGACTGGATGTGCTCAATGACCCAGAGAAAGGTGACCACCTCCCGGCCGACCATCCAGCCCGACAGTGGCCCAATCTAATCCTATCTGCCCATGCAATCAGCATTAACCACTGGCCCTTCCCCATGTGCTCGCCCGATTGTCCCTTACAAGTATTTCACGAAACAGCGCTAAGCAACTTAAGACGCTTCATGCAGGGCCGTTCCTTGAAGCACAAAATCACTAAAGAAATCTTTCATCGCATGACATAA
- a CDS encoding LacI family DNA-binding transcriptional regulator, producing the protein MASPTDNKPMTAGRKGKKRVTISDLARELNLSDRSISQALSPRESNVKLRPETVKRVQDLAKKLGYQPDSRARSMRYGKFFNIGYFEAKKSARALTLPGAEAGVFDAASDSRYRVVLIRLASDLSKDPTAIPNVFKENTLDALVLSHAGNLPSNIVEQINASEYPVVYLNEKLSHNAVYSDDITGAATITKHLIETGRKKIALLINSSQSEKPHYSEQDRREGYLNAIQEAGLDPIIPELGNNQADFENNLLQWFEANHENIDAIMCTNDFNVIQTQRLLYKYRALFPDRIALTGYDDIAEFLSTLPLTTMRIPFYQMGRLAVKMALEMVNSDKKKLSAVSMEPELIVRASTTPEV; encoded by the coding sequence ATGGCAAGCCCCACAGACAACAAGCCGATGACAGCAGGTCGCAAAGGAAAAAAAAGAGTGACCATTAGTGACCTTGCACGTGAGCTGAATTTGAGTGACCGCTCGATCTCACAAGCCCTGTCTCCACGCGAAAGCAATGTAAAATTACGTCCGGAAACGGTAAAACGCGTACAAGATTTAGCTAAAAAACTTGGTTATCAACCCGACTCCCGAGCACGCTCGATGCGCTATGGCAAATTCTTTAATATCGGCTATTTTGAAGCCAAAAAAAGCGCTCGTGCGCTGACTCTGCCCGGGGCCGAAGCAGGTGTGTTCGACGCAGCTTCCGACAGCAGATATCGCGTGGTATTGATCCGTCTGGCTTCCGACCTTTCCAAAGACCCGACTGCAATTCCCAACGTTTTTAAGGAGAACACCTTGGACGCCTTGGTGCTTTCACATGCGGGCAACCTGCCCTCCAACATCGTGGAGCAAATAAACGCCAGCGAATATCCAGTCGTTTATTTGAATGAAAAACTTTCCCACAATGCTGTTTATTCTGATGATATAACAGGCGCGGCAACAATCACGAAGCACCTGATCGAAACAGGACGTAAAAAAATCGCACTATTAATAAACTCCTCGCAAAGTGAGAAGCCCCACTACAGCGAACAGGACCGCCGCGAAGGCTACCTTAATGCGATCCAAGAAGCCGGCCTAGACCCCATCATTCCTGAATTAGGTAATAATCAGGCGGACTTCGAAAACAATCTCCTGCAATGGTTTGAAGCGAACCATGAAAATATCGATGCCATCATGTGCACCAACGACTTCAACGTAATACAAACACAACGTCTACTTTACAAATATCGAGCACTCTTCCCAGACCGCATCGCACTTACTGGCTATGATGATATTGCAGAGTTCTTGTCGACTCTACCATTAACCACCATGCGTATTCCCTTTTATCAAATGGGACGTTTAGCAGTCAAAATGGCACTCGAAATGGTTAATTCCGACAAAAAGAAGCTTAGCGCTGTGTCGATGGAACCCGAGCTCATCGTACGAGCCTCAACAACTCCAGAAGTATAA
- a CDS encoding GH39 family glycosyl hydrolase: protein MNDFWSFGGNTCHATLWFRKDLQHQLKLTNTHLGFKYVRCHGILNDDMEVVLADGSFSFKRIIGSIQAILDLGMKPFIELSSMPASLASNEKGLTAYGFRSAPPNDWDRWQSMIHEMTLALKDAFGLEAMREWYFEVWNEPDIGFWSGTQQEYFKLYDLSAQAVKSVDAELKFGGPATARTNWIDEFLEHISKDSPDYTLAARRCDFIRYSCLSE, encoded by the coding sequence TTGAATGATTTCTGGAGCTTTGGTGGCAATACTTGTCACGCAACTTTATGGTTTCGTAAAGATTTACAGCATCAATTGAAGTTAACGAATACTCATCTGGGTTTTAAGTATGTGCGTTGCCATGGAATACTGAATGACGATATGGAGGTAGTTCTGGCGGACGGTTCTTTCAGTTTTAAGCGTATTATTGGTTCGATTCAGGCTATTTTGGATTTGGGAATGAAGCCATTTATCGAATTGTCTTCGATGCCTGCATCACTCGCATCGAATGAGAAGGGGTTGACAGCCTATGGATTTCGTTCGGCGCCACCTAACGATTGGGATCGATGGCAATCTATGATTCATGAGATGACTTTAGCGCTTAAAGATGCCTTTGGTCTGGAGGCTATGCGGGAGTGGTATTTCGAAGTCTGGAATGAGCCGGACATCGGCTTTTGGTCCGGCACACAGCAAGAGTATTTTAAGCTTTATGATCTTTCCGCGCAGGCAGTGAAATCAGTCGACGCTGAATTGAAATTTGGGGGACCAGCGACGGCGCGCACTAATTGGATCGATGAGTTTCTGGAGCATATCTCTAAAGATTCTCCGGACTACACATTGGCTGCTCGGCGGTGCGATTTTATCAGGTACTCATGCCTATCCGAGTGA
- a CDS encoding GH39 family glycosyl hydrolase — protein MSFWSISLKILRTTHWLLGGAILSGTHAYPSDLEFLDAAHGEVNLVHSNIMAELFAAVRKKVDAALGEGFPVIIGEWNSSAGPLAENHDTCNNAAFICKTMVELMPYCQGSLVWNISDIYEECGFHYEPFHGGYGLMTVNDLPKACFHGFRLLAEHTGQQIAVNVSDRLDGFGAMASCDGDQVRVLIYYHQEPDVDAADFVEIQILKQQGAACLESVLPGRGSAYETWLELGKPAYLNRAVLDALESASKTSVESIDLSQMIRVQRGSVVQVSWKLDAS, from the coding sequence ATGAGTTTCTGGAGCATATCTCTAAAGATTCTCCGGACTACACATTGGCTGCTCGGCGGTGCGATTTTATCAGGTACTCATGCCTATCCGAGTGATTTGGAGTTTCTGGATGCGGCTCATGGTGAGGTAAACCTCGTGCATTCGAATATTATGGCTGAGCTTTTTGCTGCAGTGCGAAAAAAAGTCGATGCTGCATTGGGAGAGGGCTTTCCAGTGATCATCGGGGAGTGGAATTCTTCGGCGGGACCACTGGCGGAAAACCATGATACCTGTAATAATGCCGCCTTTATTTGCAAGACTATGGTGGAGCTCATGCCGTATTGTCAGGGCAGCTTGGTCTGGAATATTAGCGATATATACGAAGAGTGCGGCTTTCATTATGAGCCATTCCATGGCGGCTATGGTTTGATGACGGTGAATGATTTACCCAAAGCTTGTTTTCATGGTTTCCGTCTGTTGGCTGAGCATACTGGTCAGCAAATTGCCGTGAATGTGAGTGATCGTCTGGATGGCTTTGGAGCGATGGCCTCCTGTGATGGTGATCAAGTCAGAGTATTAATTTATTATCATCAAGAGCCTGATGTCGACGCGGCAGATTTTGTGGAGATTCAAATTCTGAAACAACAGGGGGCGGCTTGTTTGGAAAGTGTTTTGCCGGGGCGAGGCAGTGCCTACGAAACTTGGTTGGAATTAGGTAAGCCTGCGTATTTAAATCGAGCTGTATTGGATGCTTTGGAATCCGCCTCTAAAACCAGCGTAGAATCCATTGATTTGTCGCAAATGATCCGAGTTCAACGTGGTTCGGTTGTGCAAGTTTCATGGAAGCTTGATGCGAGTTAG
- a CDS encoding sialate O-acetylesterase has protein sequence MNLLTQIAGRNSLDVVRFHPAFMDRMVLQRELPITVRGSSLPQTLVVVTFANLRLETESNVKGQWEVDLPAMPASSESREMRMESAGRIVVLEDVLVGEVWFCSGQSNMEFALKNALEDGSPEYDFDNPSLRLLQVEVNGAEEPLEALYGQRWEVCRAESADEFSAVAFYFGQELQARLQVPVGLIHASLGGTMIESWMSLSSLQGVPSSQANVAEYLGALARSRATRIEGVCQDPPQLETDATDSVGVRLGWAELDTAVADWPQMQLPTQWQQQGFEQNGVFWFRREVRIPEEWRGYDLKVSLGAIDKSDVTYWDGQRIGMTPKSAMSYLQVREYSVPASLVRTDVHVLAVRVRSDFFDGGVTGPAESMYITCPALSESASLPLAGQWHFQVENDYGCRNLKTPTQLFNGMVAPYSSYPVRGVIWYQGESNVGRASEYQQLFPAMIQDWRRAWGREELAFHFVQLPNYLAPTDEPGGKSEWASLRDAQAAALEVSDTGMAVTIDLGEAEDIHPRSKWRVGQRLAWSALAQTYQHQDIPASGPRLLRSTVKGDQVHLRFELFGSSLSVSGESLDGFALAGSDGVYHWANAQVADDIVVLSAPSVRAPVYVRYAWADNPRGTLYNLFGQPAAPFSIRLDGASRSS, from the coding sequence ATGAATCTATTGACGCAGATAGCTGGGCGTAATTCATTGGATGTGGTGCGTTTCCACCCAGCCTTTATGGATCGTATGGTTTTGCAGCGCGAGTTGCCAATTACTGTGCGTGGTTCGAGTTTGCCACAGACCTTGGTTGTGGTGACATTTGCAAATTTACGTTTGGAAACGGAGTCGAATGTTAAAGGGCAGTGGGAAGTCGACTTGCCGGCGATGCCAGCATCATCTGAGTCTCGTGAGATGCGCATGGAGAGCGCTGGCCGGATCGTTGTGCTTGAGGATGTATTGGTCGGAGAAGTTTGGTTCTGTTCCGGGCAATCGAATATGGAGTTTGCGCTAAAGAATGCTCTGGAAGATGGTTCGCCGGAATACGATTTTGATAACCCTTCGTTGCGTCTACTGCAGGTAGAGGTCAACGGTGCTGAAGAACCGTTGGAGGCGTTGTATGGGCAGCGATGGGAAGTGTGCCGAGCTGAGAGCGCTGACGAATTTTCAGCAGTGGCTTTTTATTTCGGTCAGGAGTTGCAAGCACGGCTACAAGTGCCGGTGGGGCTGATACATGCGTCTTTAGGCGGAACCATGATTGAGTCATGGATGAGTTTATCCAGCCTGCAGGGCGTACCATCGTCACAGGCTAATGTCGCGGAGTATTTGGGGGCGCTCGCTCGTTCGCGTGCGACCCGGATTGAGGGTGTGTGTCAAGATCCACCACAGTTGGAAACGGATGCCACGGATAGTGTCGGGGTTCGTTTGGGATGGGCGGAATTGGATACCGCTGTGGCTGACTGGCCGCAAATGCAGTTGCCGACACAGTGGCAGCAGCAAGGCTTTGAGCAAAATGGGGTATTTTGGTTTCGTCGTGAGGTGCGTATTCCAGAAGAGTGGCGTGGGTATGATTTAAAAGTCTCGCTAGGTGCTATTGATAAATCGGATGTGACTTACTGGGATGGTCAACGGATCGGAATGACTCCTAAATCTGCGATGTCGTATTTACAAGTTCGTGAATACTCGGTGCCAGCGTCTCTCGTTCGAACTGATGTGCATGTGCTAGCTGTACGAGTGCGTAGTGATTTCTTTGATGGCGGCGTCACAGGCCCAGCTGAGTCGATGTATATTACTTGTCCCGCATTGAGCGAATCTGCGTCGCTGCCATTGGCGGGGCAGTGGCATTTTCAAGTTGAAAATGACTACGGCTGTAGAAACTTGAAAACTCCTACGCAGCTTTTTAATGGAATGGTGGCACCCTATAGCTCCTATCCTGTGCGTGGAGTAATTTGGTATCAAGGAGAGTCGAATGTAGGACGGGCGAGTGAGTATCAACAGCTGTTTCCAGCAATGATTCAAGACTGGCGTCGTGCCTGGGGGCGAGAGGAACTTGCGTTTCATTTTGTGCAATTACCTAATTACTTGGCACCCACAGATGAGCCCGGAGGCAAGAGCGAATGGGCGAGCTTGCGTGATGCGCAGGCAGCCGCTTTGGAAGTTTCGGATACCGGTATGGCGGTGACGATCGATTTGGGGGAGGCGGAGGATATTCACCCACGCAGTAAATGGCGTGTAGGCCAGCGTTTGGCGTGGAGTGCGCTTGCGCAAACATATCAGCACCAGGACATTCCTGCTTCAGGCCCTCGATTGCTTCGGTCAACAGTGAAAGGCGACCAAGTACATCTACGATTTGAGTTATTTGGTAGTTCTTTGTCGGTTTCTGGCGAAAGCTTGGATGGATTTGCACTGGCGGGAAGTGATGGTGTGTATCACTGGGCGAATGCTCAGGTGGCCGACGATATTGTGGTTCTGTCGGCGCCATCAGTTCGGGCGCCTGTCTATGTTCGTTATGCTTGGGCGGACAATCCGAGGGGGACGCTGTATAATCTTTTCGGACAGCCAGCTGCTCCTTTTAGCATCAGACTGGATGGGGCTAGCCGCTCAAGTTAG